A single window of Metallosphaera hakonensis JCM 8857 = DSM 7519 DNA harbors:
- a CDS encoding putative metallopeptidase has protein sequence MGQGLKFSLADDVRNIASMINNKLQMGVDLDKVVFIRSYGSKTKAYARTFSLPSQWRYVLETNTLYIVEVISERYDSLSCQDKAYVLTHELMHIPSNMSGGLRNHSYSGFSKLKHLLRKLEIPKEC, from the coding sequence ATGGGGCAAGGGTTGAAATTCAGTTTGGCTGACGATGTCCGTAATATAGCCTCAATGATTAACAATAAGCTCCAAATGGGAGTAGACTTGGATAAAGTGGTATTTATCAGAAGTTACGGTTCGAAGACCAAAGCTTATGCAAGAACGTTCTCCTTACCCAGTCAATGGAGGTACGTTCTTGAAACTAATACCCTTTACATTGTTGAAGTGATTTCCGAAAGATATGACTCCCTTTCCTGTCAGGATAAAGCCTACGTTCTTACTCACGAATTAATGCATATCCCAAGTAACATGAGCGGTGGGCTTAGGAATCATAGTTACAGTGGATTTAGTAAATTGAAACATCTTCTAAGGAAGTTAGAGATCCCAAAGGAATGTTGA